Proteins encoded within one genomic window of Gadus macrocephalus chromosome 18, ASM3116895v1:
- the mrm1 gene encoding rRNA methyltransferase 1, mitochondrial: MGLWNIACQQRWLSKHCCNVLKSSWGKQVICPQFALYHVASKPLCSKDCAIPPVPKRNDVCSKKIVSNGSQGQMRSEGKYQQHRAQSKALKNGKPFERRPQEDCRAQDLHKISFEGFSAYSEKPLRGNVTRDAKEERNYDVVFGISPCLLALTIGRRKPFRLLVKEGDVSRRTSVIKVCEEAHRRGVQIKRVTKKHLDRISTGRVHQGVCLQASPLSFLTEETAFPSGKISDILPLWLVLDGIQDPMNFGAILRSAYFLGVDRVVTGLHNSCPLTPVVSKASSGAMEVMDIYCYESLVKMLELKVSQGWHVVGTMGALTEECSTVVTRCSDFQITKPTLLLMGGEGEGMSQKLLSHCQTILTIPPFRQLIPGIESLNVSVATGILLHSLLSHRTLGSGS, translated from the coding sequence ATGGGCTTGTGGAATATTGCGTGTCAACAACGATGGCTATCTAAGCACTGCTGTAACGTGCTCAAGTCTTCTTGGGGAAAGCAAGTGATTTGCCCTCAATTTGCCCTTTACCATGTCGCAAGTAAACCTCTGTGTTCCAAGGACTGCGCCATACCACCTGTGCCAAAACGTAATGATGTGTGTAGCAAGAAGATTGTATCCAATGGGTCGCAGGGCCAAATGCGGTCTGAAGGTAAATATCAACAGCATCGTGCCCAAAGTAAAGCTCTAAAGAATGGTAAGCCATTTGAGCGAAGACCTCAAGAAGATTGCAGAGCACAAGATCTTCATAAGATAAGTTTTGAAGGCTTTTCTGCCTATTCGGAAAAGCCTTTACGTGGGAATGTAACAAGGGATGCCAAGGAAGAAAGAAACTATGATGTCGTTTTTGGTATTTCTCCATGTCTCTTGGCATTAACCATTGGAAGAAGAAAGCCCTTCCGACTTTTAGTGAAAGAGGGCGACGTTTCTCGCAGGACCTCTGTCATAAAGGTTTGTGAGGAGGCTCACAGACGAGGAGTGCAGATCAAACGAGTCACTAAAAAGCATCTGGACCGGATTTCTACTGGGCGTGTTCATCAAGGAGTATGTCTTCAGGCCAGTCCACTGAGTTTTCTTACAGAGGAGACGGCCTTCCCATCGGGCAAAATAAGTGATATTCTACCACTTTGGCTTGTGCTGGATGGAATTCAAGATCCCATGAACTTTGGAGCAATTCTGCGCTCAGCCTATTTCCTTGGTGTAGACAGAGTGGTCACCGGTCTTCACAATAGCTGCCCATTGACACCAGTAGTGAGCAAGGCTAGTTCAGGTGCAATGGAAGTCATGGACATTTATTGCTATGAAAGCCTTGTGAAAATGCTGGAGTTGAAAGTATCACAGGGTTGGCATGTGGTTGGCACCATGGGAGCTCTAACAGAGGAGTGTTCCACTGTGGTTACTCGCTGCTCGGATTTCCAGATTACCAAACCTACATTGTTGTTAatgggtggagagggggagggtatGTCACAAAAATTGTTGTCTCATTGTCAAACCATCCTTACCATCCCACCTTTTAGGCAACTGATCCCGGGTATAGAGTCTCTGAATGTGTCCGTAGCAACGGGCATTCTGCTGCACTCGCTGCTGTCACACAGGACTCTCGGGAGTGGGTCATGA
- the chmp2a gene encoding charged multivesicular body protein 2a produces MDFLFGSRKTPEQMLKQNQRALNRAMRDLDKERQKLEQQEKKIIADIKKMAKQGQMDAVKIMAKDLVRTRRYVKKFIMMKANIQAVSLKIQTLKSNNSMAMAMKGVTKAMATMNRQLKLPQIQKIMMDFERQSEIMEMKEEMMNDAIDDAMGDEDDEDESDAIVSQVLDELGLNLSDELSSLPSTGGSLSVAGGKKVEPQAALADADADLEERLNNLRRD; encoded by the exons ATGGACTTCCTTTTCGGGTCAAGAAAGACCCCAGAGCAGATGCTGAAACAGAATCAAAGGGCACTAAATAGAGCGATGAGAGATCTGGACAAAGAACGTCAAAagctggagcagcaggagaagaAAATCATTGCTGACATTAAGAAAATGGCCAAACAGGGACAAATG gatgccgtcaAGATAATGGCTAAGGACTTGGTTCGCACACGGCGCTATGTCAAGAAGTTCATAATGATGAAAGCCAACATCCAGGCCGTCAGTCTCAAGATTCAGACACTCAAGTCTAACAACAGTATGGCGATGGCGATGAAGGGTGTCACAAAAGCCATGGCCACCATGAACCGCCAG CTCAAACTGCCTCAGATCCAGAAGATAATGATGGACTTTGAGCGACAGAGTGAAATCATGGAAATGAAAGAGGAAATGATGAACGATGCGATAGATGACGCGATGGGTGATGAGGATGACGAAGACGAGAG TGACGCCATCGTATCCCAAGTGTTGGACGAACTGGGTCTCAATCTGTCAGACGAACTTTCAA GTCTGCCCTCTACGGGAGGGAGCCTCTCAGTGGCCGGCGGGAAGAAGGTGGAGCCCCAGGCGGCCCTGGCCGATGCAGACGCAGACCTGGAGGAGAGGCTCAACAACCTGCGGAGAGATTAA